Proteins from a genomic interval of Bacillota bacterium:
- a CDS encoding biopolymer transporter ExbD produces the protein MVPMVDVMTFLIVFFILFTTFRTSPMGLQVKLPAAVTATKQETTRITVTIDVRGNIYFNDTRTTMDGLEQRVKRQIARNRNSLVIIKADRDVRYAKLVEVMDAVRRVGATRVALAAEKPS, from the coding sequence ATGGTGCCGATGGTCGATGTGATGACCTTCCTCATAGTGTTCTTTATTCTCTTCACGACCTTCCGGACGAGCCCCATGGGGCTCCAGGTCAAGCTGCCGGCGGCTGTGACAGCGACCAAGCAGGAGACAACCAGGATCACGGTCACGATCGACGTAAGGGGCAACATATACTTCAACGATACCCGCACTACCATGGATGGCCTGGAGCAAAGGGTCAAGCGGCAGATTGCGCGGAATCGTAACAGCCTCGTCATCATAAAGGCTGACAGGGATGTGCGATATGCGAAACTGGTGGAAGTGATGGATGCGGTCAGGCGTGTTGGGGCTACGCGAGTCGCGCTCGCGGCGGAGAAACCCAGCTGA
- a CDS encoding Glu/Leu/Phe/Val dehydrogenase, with protein sequence MVSDSESSKKFDPFEIAQYQYDSVVEKMDIDDGIKEVMRYPERVLYVSFPVKMDDGSIRVFHGFRAQHSTARGPAKGGIRFHPDVTIEEVKALAMWMTWKCATVGIPFGGGKGGVICNPKEMSAGELERLTRRFTTELSAIIGPTRDIPAPDVYTNAQTMAWIMDTYSMHMGEPVPAVVTGKPLAIGGSAGRNEATARGVLFVVREACRQLDTPLAGIRVAIQGFGNAGSMAAKFFFEEGCRVVAVSDSKGGIFNANGLDIPKVMVHKERAGTVLGAEGGEEISNEALLELDCDILIPAALENQLTGENAPRVKARIIAEAANGPTAPEADRILFERGVTVIPDILANAGGVTVSYFEWVQNLQASYWPEDKVNKRLELIMTRSFKDVFDVARQQGVPMREAAYMVAIKRVTEAIKVRGIYP encoded by the coding sequence ATGGTATCAGATTCTGAGAGTAGCAAGAAGTTCGATCCGTTCGAGATAGCCCAGTACCAGTACGATAGCGTCGTGGAGAAGATGGACATAGATGACGGCATCAAGGAGGTCATGCGCTATCCTGAGAGGGTCCTCTATGTATCTTTCCCAGTGAAGATGGATGATGGCAGCATAAGAGTCTTTCATGGATTCCGGGCCCAGCACAGCACGGCCAGGGGACCGGCCAAGGGCGGCATCAGGTTTCACCCCGATGTTACAATAGAGGAAGTTAAGGCCCTGGCAATGTGGATGACCTGGAAGTGCGCGACTGTAGGCATTCCCTTTGGTGGCGGCAAGGGCGGGGTCATATGCAACCCCAAGGAGATGTCCGCTGGGGAGCTCGAGCGCCTGACGCGCCGGTTTACCACGGAGCTCAGCGCGATAATAGGGCCGACGCGGGATATCCCGGCGCCCGATGTCTACACAAATGCCCAGACTATGGCATGGATCATGGATACATACAGCATGCACATGGGCGAGCCGGTGCCCGCCGTTGTTACCGGCAAGCCTCTCGCCATAGGCGGGTCGGCAGGGCGCAATGAAGCCACCGCCCGCGGCGTCCTTTTCGTGGTGCGTGAGGCATGCAGGCAGCTCGATACTCCTCTGGCCGGGATAAGGGTTGCGATTCAGGGGTTCGGGAACGCGGGCTCGATGGCTGCAAAGTTCTTTTTCGAGGAGGGCTGCAGGGTCGTGGCGGTAAGCGATTCAAAGGGAGGCATCTTCAACGCTAACGGCCTTGACATCCCGAAAGTTATGGTCCATAAGGAGAGGGCCGGGACCGTCCTCGGGGCAGAGGGTGGCGAGGAGATATCAAATGAGGCCTTGCTTGAACTTGATTGCGATATTCTCATCCCTGCTGCGCTCGAGAACCAGTTGACCGGGGAGAACGCGCCGCGCGTGAAGGCGAGGATAATAGCGGAGGCTGCCAACGGTCCAACAGCACCCGAGGCTGATCGTATACTCTTTGAGCGCGGGGTGACGGTGATCCCCGACATCCTTGCCAATGCGGGCGGGGTCACTGTCTCGTATTTTGAATGGGTCCAAAACCTCCAGGCGTCCTATTGGCCGGAGGATAAGGTCAACAAGCGGCTCGAGCTCATCATGACGCGGAGCTTCAAGGATGTATTCGATGTTGCGAGACAGCAGGGGGTGCCCATGCGAGAGGCAGCCTACATGGTAGCCATCAAGCGAGTTACAGAGGCCATAAAGGTCAGAGGCATCTACCCATAA
- a CDS encoding HU family DNA-binding protein — protein sequence MNKAELISDVAEKVDLKKKDVEQVVGVVFDSIKDALAQGDKVQLVGFGTFAVKKRAERVGRNPQTGEEIRIPASMVPVFKAGKVLRDSVAKA from the coding sequence TTGAATAAGGCAGAGCTCATCTCCGACGTAGCGGAGAAGGTTGATCTGAAGAAGAAGGACGTTGAGCAGGTGGTGGGGGTGGTCTTCGATAGCATAAAGGATGCTCTCGCCCAGGGCGACAAGGTCCAGCTGGTCGGCTTCGGGACATTCGCCGTGAAGAAGCGCGCGGAACGGGTCGGCCGCAATCCGCAGACCGGCGAGGAGATCAGGATACCTGCGTCCATGGTTCCTGTCTTTAAGGCGGGAAAGGTTTTAAGGGATAGCGTGGCAAAGGCTTAA
- a CDS encoding diacylglycerol kinase family lipid kinase, whose amino-acid sequence MRIQVIVNPRAGRGRGRRAIPVIKEKFKDAGVDFDIHVTRFAGDAVETARRAAAGNCDVVVAAGGDGTANEVVNGIVDTGARFGVIPCGTGNDFAIGLGIPRNIARACDLILNGTSNGEVRRVDIGKVAGRYFIGSVGIGFDATVALEANRSIPLLRGPVVYAIALLKVLSTYRTRKMRIALDGNTIHVTPLLVAVTNAPTYGGGMRISPNAIMDDGLFDICVIGQMRSMEALYHFPKVFKGSHARLEKVTMLRGQDVTVDAEEAVPFHMDGEVMTGKHLHLEIFPSALGVICPA is encoded by the coding sequence TTGCGTATCCAGGTTATCGTCAATCCAAGGGCGGGGCGGGGCAGGGGGAGGAGGGCCATCCCGGTTATCAAGGAAAAATTCAAGGACGCCGGTGTGGACTTCGATATCCACGTCACGCGCTTCGCCGGCGATGCGGTGGAGACCGCGAGAAGGGCGGCAGCCGGCAACTGTGATGTCGTGGTTGCTGCGGGGGGAGATGGCACAGCCAACGAGGTTGTAAATGGCATAGTTGATACGGGGGCCCGCTTTGGGGTGATCCCCTGCGGCACGGGAAATGATTTTGCAATTGGCCTCGGCATACCGAGGAATATCGCCAGAGCGTGCGATCTTATCCTGAATGGCACCTCGAATGGCGAGGTTAGACGGGTAGATATCGGTAAGGTGGCAGGACGCTATTTCATTGGCTCCGTTGGCATAGGCTTCGATGCCACTGTGGCGCTCGAGGCCAACCGGAGTATACCACTACTGCGCGGTCCTGTAGTCTACGCGATTGCGCTGCTGAAGGTGCTATCCACCTACAGAACAAGGAAAATGAGAATAGCGCTGGACGGGAATACTATCCACGTTACGCCGCTCCTCGTCGCGGTGACCAACGCCCCGACATATGGCGGCGGTATGCGCATCTCACCGAATGCCATCATGGACGATGGCTTATTTGATATCTGCGTCATAGGACAGATGAGGAGCATGGAGGCCCTCTATCATTTTCCGAAGGTCTTCAAGGGAAGCCATGCGAGGCTCGAGAAAGTAACCATGCTGCGGGGGCAGGATGTAACGGTGGATGCGGAGGAGGCCGTTCCATTTCACATGGACGGTGAGGTGATGACAGGTAAGCACCTTCATCTCGAGATCTTTCCTTCGGCTCTGGGCGTTATCTGCCCTGCCTGA
- a CDS encoding TonB family protein, whose translation MRLNIARSKGSSEGDSLPVAILVSIAVHALLIWLIPVWEPKQVAIYPLEFGEISQTFSETRRGKPAIKHGTPAAHLQAGPQARVRVVEAKPKTGPTVDVVKTPPDVVKASPIDKVPIKEPQVKEASVRETRAEAVAAAGDVNRKAAKTAVLEDKTRVLTSEHGDEKIAVTQPLPEKPSADVKGETGGHASPGAGAAAVASAPAVQPGEGRGAANSEGGQDQGAAGVGGVDYGTGESLVVRGVPPVYPKNAQNEGIEGSVDLKVRVGPDGNVQGVDIVGSSTDERLNEVSKRTVSSAWNFRPIGKPYSVKVKVSFSGGQVKVIFGGVSVAG comes from the coding sequence ATGAGATTGAACATCGCAAGGTCGAAGGGGAGTTCTGAAGGGGACAGCCTTCCCGTGGCTATTCTGGTTTCCATCGCCGTTCACGCGCTTTTGATCTGGCTCATACCTGTCTGGGAGCCAAAACAGGTTGCGATTTACCCCCTGGAATTCGGGGAGATATCACAGACCTTTTCTGAGACCAGGCGCGGCAAGCCTGCAATCAAGCATGGAACGCCGGCTGCCCATCTCCAGGCCGGGCCCCAGGCCAGGGTAAGGGTGGTGGAGGCAAAGCCAAAAACGGGACCCACGGTCGACGTTGTTAAGACCCCCCCTGACGTTGTTAAGGCTTCCCCTATTGATAAGGTTCCTATCAAGGAACCCCAAGTCAAGGAGGCTTCAGTCAGGGAGACCCGGGCAGAGGCCGTTGCAGCGGCAGGCGATGTTAACAGGAAAGCGGCTAAAACAGCTGTGCTCGAGGACAAAACCAGGGTGCTTACATCCGAACATGGCGATGAGAAGATTGCTGTAACCCAACCTCTCCCTGAGAAGCCGAGCGCGGATGTCAAAGGGGAGACCGGAGGGCATGCGTCACCGGGGGCTGGGGCCGCGGCCGTGGCCTCTGCGCCCGCAGTTCAACCTGGCGAGGGCCGGGGCGCGGCCAATAGTGAAGGCGGACAGGACCAGGGGGCTGCCGGCGTGGGCGGCGTTGATTATGGGACCGGGGAATCCCTTGTCGTCCGGGGCGTGCCTCCTGTCTACCCAAAGAATGCTCAGAACGAGGGGATCGAGGGCAGCGTTGACTTGAAGGTGCGCGTTGGCCCGGATGGCAATGTGCAAGGTGTAGATATAGTTGGGTCATCAACTGATGAGAGGCTAAACGAGGTATCTAAGAGGACAGTTAGTTCGGCCTGGAACTTCCGCCCCATCGGGAAACCCTATAGCGTGAAGGTGAAGGTTTCGTTCTCCGGGGGGCAAGTCAAAGTGATATTTGGCGGGGTCTCTGTCGCAGGCTGA
- a CDS encoding diguanylate cyclase, producing MGCLTLETVALICACFSLAASLAWNRVLAIRLRRQAVALRKSEERYTCLIQSAHSGIEEAKRRNEELKSLYAAGCVVASKLDLDAVLRALHAVVRDMMDASTFYVALYNEKTGEIKFQYVVDNDKSVESFTISISDDKGFTPGIIKTRKPIFVRDRLAEPDSMPGEAVLGGYQDDNIPRSIIGIPLMIGDRVLGVLSVQSSSYLYDENDLRSLTIISAQAAVAIENARLCDELMKKNEALQQREEELRKVNEDLDRELVELSRLHRIAQELAITDPITGLHNYRYFEEHLAQEIERAQRYRRVLSLIMIDIDDFKSYNDTHGHQAGDAVLRAVARIIARSVRSTDIVARYGGEEFVVVLIETEKKNAIEVAEKIRARIASYRFPNEETQPSGILTVSVGVATYPDDARTKFDLINAADMAMYRSKKEGRNRVYCA from the coding sequence GTGGGTTGTCTGACTCTTGAGACTGTCGCACTAATCTGCGCATGTTTCAGCCTTGCCGCCTCCCTGGCCTGGAACAGGGTTCTGGCCATCAGATTGAGAAGGCAGGCTGTTGCCTTGCGCAAATCCGAGGAGAGGTATACCTGTCTCATCCAGAGCGCTCACAGCGGCATCGAGGAGGCAAAACGAAGAAACGAGGAGCTCAAGAGCCTGTATGCTGCCGGTTGCGTGGTTGCTTCGAAGCTCGACCTCGATGCTGTGTTAAGGGCGCTTCATGCGGTGGTACGTGACATGATGGATGCCTCCACCTTTTACGTGGCACTATATAATGAGAAAACAGGGGAAATAAAGTTTCAATATGTCGTAGATAATGACAAATCTGTCGAATCATTTACGATTAGCATCTCCGACGACAAGGGTTTCACGCCGGGCATAATCAAGACGCGCAAACCGATTTTTGTGCGGGACAGGCTTGCGGAGCCCGACAGTATGCCAGGGGAAGCTGTGCTTGGTGGGTACCAGGATGATAATATCCCGAGATCTATAATTGGCATACCCTTGATGATAGGCGACCGCGTCCTTGGTGTCCTGTCCGTCCAGAGTTCGAGCTACCTTTACGATGAAAATGATCTCCGGAGCTTGACCATCATCTCGGCCCAGGCGGCGGTCGCTATCGAGAATGCAAGGCTCTGCGACGAGCTAATGAAGAAAAACGAGGCACTCCAGCAGAGGGAAGAGGAGCTCCGGAAGGTGAATGAGGATCTGGATAGGGAGCTCGTTGAGCTTTCGCGGCTTCACAGGATCGCGCAGGAGCTGGCGATCACTGACCCCATAACGGGACTGCACAACTACCGATATTTCGAGGAGCATCTCGCTCAGGAGATCGAGAGGGCCCAGAGGTACCGGAGGGTTTTATCCCTGATCATGATCGATATAGACGATTTTAAGAGCTACAATGATACACATGGCCACCAGGCCGGTGACGCGGTGTTACGCGCTGTAGCCAGGATCATTGCGAGGAGCGTCCGCAGCACCGATATAGTTGCGAGGTATGGTGGCGAGGAGTTCGTTGTAGTCTTGATCGAGACGGAGAAGAAGAATGCCATCGAGGTCGCTGAAAAGATCAGAGCCCGCATAGCCTCCTACCGGTTCCCCAATGAGGAAACCCAGCCCTCCGGCATCCTCACAGTTAGCGTCGGGGTTGCGACCTACCCCGATGACGCCAGGACGAAATTCGACTTGATAAACGCAGCTGATATGGCCATGTATAGGAGTAAGAAGGAGGGGAGAAACAGGGTCTATTGTGCATGA
- the rimO gene encoding 30S ribosomal protein S12 methylthiotransferase RimO — translation MKVGIVSLGCAKNLVDAEIMLGLLKEAGYDIVADEQEADVLIVNTCGFIEPAKEEAIDTILDLAAWKERGNCRVLVVTGCLSQRYGRELLDEMPEVDAVVGTGEFNRIAGIVERVLAGERVFAVGVPEFIYDHRMPRLLSTPGHVAYLKIAEGCENRCSYCVIPAIRGRFRSRPVESIIEEARVLVGGGARELILIAQDTTRYGLDLYGRPSLAHLLRALVKIDGLTWARFLYTHPTGFTDELIETVAVESKICSYIDIPLQHIDEEILRRMNRRPGPREIEELIARLKRDIPDVTIRSSFIVGFPGETEAAFSRLLDFIRDVRLDRIGVFKYSPEEGTPAARMPGSVPEDVKGARYRRVMELARRISREKNEEKVGRVLDVLIDGRAPESELLTVGRSQAEAPEVDGVIYIGNDHPPVGAMRRVKITQAGDYDLVGEVIPPDLG, via the coding sequence TTGAAGGTTGGTATAGTCTCGCTCGGGTGCGCCAAGAACCTAGTTGATGCCGAGATCATGCTCGGCCTCTTGAAGGAGGCGGGGTATGATATAGTCGCAGATGAACAGGAGGCCGACGTGTTGATAGTCAATACATGCGGGTTTATTGAGCCTGCAAAGGAGGAGGCTATCGACACCATCCTCGACCTTGCGGCGTGGAAAGAAAGGGGAAATTGCAGGGTTCTGGTGGTTACGGGGTGCCTCTCGCAGAGGTACGGGCGTGAGCTCCTGGATGAGATGCCCGAGGTTGATGCGGTGGTTGGGACGGGCGAATTCAACAGGATAGCCGGGATAGTGGAGCGAGTCCTGGCCGGGGAGCGGGTATTTGCGGTAGGGGTTCCCGAGTTCATATACGATCACAGGATGCCGCGGCTGCTCTCAACCCCCGGGCATGTGGCCTATTTGAAGATCGCCGAGGGGTGCGAGAACCGCTGTTCGTATTGCGTGATCCCGGCCATCCGCGGCAGGTTCAGGAGCCGGCCGGTGGAGTCCATCATTGAAGAGGCCCGGGTGCTCGTAGGAGGTGGGGCACGGGAGCTAATCTTGATCGCGCAGGATACCACCAGGTATGGTCTTGATCTATACGGCAGGCCCTCCCTTGCGCACCTGCTGCGCGCACTCGTCAAGATTGACGGCCTAACCTGGGCTCGATTTTTATATACCCATCCAACCGGGTTTACGGACGAGCTTATAGAGACTGTTGCTGTGGAGAGCAAGATTTGCAGCTACATCGATATCCCATTGCAGCATATCGACGAGGAGATACTGAGGCGCATGAATCGCAGGCCTGGACCGCGAGAGATCGAGGAGCTTATAGCCAGGTTGAAGCGGGATATCCCGGACGTCACCATCCGGAGTTCATTCATAGTTGGCTTCCCTGGCGAGACCGAGGCTGCGTTCTCCAGGCTCCTGGATTTCATTCGGGATGTGAGGTTGGACAGGATTGGGGTTTTTAAATATTCGCCTGAGGAGGGCACACCCGCTGCCAGGATGCCGGGCAGCGTGCCGGAGGATGTCAAGGGCGCCCGTTACCGGAGGGTTATGGAGCTGGCCCGGCGCATCTCACGCGAGAAGAATGAAGAGAAGGTCGGGCGCGTGCTGGACGTCCTGATCGATGGGAGGGCCCCCGAGAGCGAGCTCTTGACGGTAGGCAGGTCCCAGGCGGAGGCTCCCGAGGTCGACGGGGTAATATATATTGGTAATGATCACCCACCTGTCGGGGCGATGAGAAGGGTAAAGATAACGCAGGCGGGTGATTATGACCTTGTGGGGGAGGTGATACCACCTGATCTTGGTTAG
- a CDS encoding MotA/TolQ/ExbB proton channel family protein — protein MVDMLIKGGPVMIPLLLCSVLALAITFERIYYLWRTRTDPERALQAVTLALEHGRIGDAIAAVEKFRGQIGSLMSAALVSYGKERDEIEAAMRAAGEKEVYKMEKRVSVLDMLVTISPLLGLLGTVTGIIKSFKVLATSPQILDPGQLSAGIAEALITTAAGLIIAVPTLAFHTYIVGIIDRRILEMDEFSNDLLDILASEVKRDEVPSQLQKEASN, from the coding sequence ATGGTTGACATGTTAATTAAAGGCGGGCCGGTTATGATCCCGTTGCTCCTGTGCTCGGTGCTGGCTCTGGCGATTACCTTTGAACGCATATATTATCTCTGGAGGACGAGGACGGACCCTGAGCGCGCCCTGCAGGCCGTCACCCTTGCCCTCGAGCATGGCAGGATAGGTGATGCCATCGCGGCTGTGGAAAAATTCCGGGGGCAGATCGGGAGCCTCATGTCCGCGGCATTGGTCAGTTACGGCAAGGAGCGTGATGAGATCGAGGCAGCCATGAGGGCTGCGGGTGAAAAAGAGGTCTACAAAATGGAGAAGAGGGTCTCAGTGCTCGATATGCTCGTTACCATCTCACCCCTCCTGGGCCTTCTGGGGACCGTGACGGGAATTATAAAGAGCTTCAAGGTCCTCGCGACCTCCCCTCAGATATTGGATCCCGGTCAGCTCAGCGCCGGAATAGCCGAGGCCCTTATAACAACGGCGGCAGGCCTCATAATTGCCGTGCCTACGCTCGCCTTCCATACATATATCGTTGGCATTATCGACAGGCGAATCCTCGAGATGGACGAGTTCTCCAATGATTTGCTCGATATCCTGGCGTCCGAGGTGAAACGCGATGAGGTTCCATCGCAACTCCAAAAAGAAGCCTCGAATTGA
- a CDS encoding helix-turn-helix domain-containing protein, with translation MEDVGDIKNLKDLGDILRTRRIARGLSLEEAQGATKIRQHHLMAMEAGDFDALPGEVYVRGFLRTYAGYIGLDSEKIVEQYRTVRGRVLPSDRAAGETVGSSEGALKLVPGKGQVRVAGLRRMTNVAPLVVATIVIIGGIVIHIVASRPSGEGERPRTQAPPQATAAVVTAPKPGGPAPSGPGEPAPSPQGRVEAPPGVSGQDASSQKTPGQEVPSQEMSGQEAGSQELGRKMEQASPQGPGPRAQGGQGDQPAPQPSAAGEAPAENGRVKDEAKREPGHELKHELKVDITQRCWVRVVADGRVVFEKVMNPGDSRTWTAKERLRIKAGNAAGIILTYNDKKLEFLGKPGQVKEWSFPPAQS, from the coding sequence ATGGAAGATGTTGGTGATATCAAAAACCTCAAAGACCTCGGAGATATCCTGAGAACCCGGAGGATCGCTAGAGGCCTCAGCCTTGAAGAGGCCCAGGGGGCGACTAAGATTCGCCAGCACCACCTGATGGCGATGGAGGCCGGGGATTTTGATGCGCTCCCGGGCGAGGTTTATGTGAGGGGGTTCCTGCGCACCTATGCAGGGTATATCGGCCTTGATAGTGAGAAGATCGTGGAACAATACAGGACCGTGAGGGGCCGGGTATTGCCGTCGGATAGGGCTGCGGGCGAGACTGTGGGGTCGTCGGAGGGCGCCTTGAAGCTTGTCCCAGGGAAGGGACAGGTCAGGGTAGCGGGTTTACGCCGCATGACGAACGTGGCACCCCTTGTGGTCGCGACTATTGTCATAATTGGGGGAATAGTAATTCATATTGTCGCATCAAGGCCGTCCGGGGAGGGTGAACGCCCACGGACGCAGGCGCCACCTCAGGCGACAGCCGCGGTGGTCACCGCGCCTAAGCCAGGTGGGCCCGCGCCCTCTGGACCGGGCGAGCCTGCGCCCTCGCCCCAGGGGCGGGTGGAGGCTCCCCCCGGGGTGTCCGGCCAGGACGCATCTAGCCAGAAGACTCCTGGCCAGGAGGTACCCAGCCAGGAGATGTCTGGCCAGGAAGCCGGCTCCCAGGAGCTGGGGAGGAAGATGGAGCAGGCGAGCCCGCAGGGTCCCGGGCCTCGGGCTCAGGGAGGGCAAGGGGATCAGCCAGCTCCGCAGCCCTCAGCGGCAGGCGAGGCGCCAGCGGAGAATGGGAGGGTCAAGGATGAAGCGAAACGTGAGCCGGGACATGAATTAAAGCATGAATTGAAGGTGGACATAACCCAGCGATGCTGGGTCCGGGTGGTGGCTGATGGCAGGGTGGTTTTTGAGAAGGTGATGAACCCTGGCGACAGCCGGACGTGGACTGCCAAAGAGCGTTTGAGAATCAAGGCTGGCAATGCGGCCGGAATAATCTTGACATATAACGATAAGAAGCTCGAATTCCTAGGGAAGCCAGGCCAGGTTAAAGAATGGTCATTCCCGCCCGCCCAGTCCTGA
- a CDS encoding PHP domain-containing protein → MAVDLHIHTTASDGRLSPSEVVEEACRVGLTAMAVADHDTVAGVEEAVFTASRQCGLRVIPALELSTDIEASEVHILGYFVDIKNPRLLGKLAELRRARIDRAKKMLEKLKRAGIDIPFEDVASLGKDGFVGRGQIFRAMINAGYINPAAPHHAFEYYLGKHGVAYEEHYGLTPYDAVDTVLNAGGIPVIAHPARTASDGFIGKLVEHGLMGIEAYYPGYTPDIIQYYLDLARTYNLVVTGGSDFHGPAAHQPVGIGGVLVPDEVVNNLYLRMKE, encoded by the coding sequence ATGGCTGTTGACTTGCACATCCATACCACCGCATCTGATGGGCGGCTTTCCCCCTCGGAAGTCGTTGAGGAGGCGTGCCGCGTAGGGCTGACGGCTATGGCCGTGGCGGATCATGACACCGTGGCAGGCGTTGAAGAGGCGGTATTCACAGCCTCCCGGCAGTGCGGCCTCAGGGTGATTCCAGCTCTTGAGCTTTCAACTGATATTGAAGCTTCGGAAGTCCACATATTGGGCTACTTTGTCGATATCAAGAACCCGCGGCTCCTGGGGAAGCTGGCGGAGCTCAGGCGGGCTCGCATCGACCGCGCAAAAAAGATGCTGGAGAAGTTGAAGCGCGCTGGGATCGACATTCCTTTTGAGGATGTGGCGAGCCTGGGAAAGGATGGTTTTGTCGGGCGGGGTCAGATCTTTCGCGCGATGATCAATGCTGGTTACATAAATCCTGCCGCGCCCCATCACGCCTTTGAATACTACCTGGGCAAGCACGGGGTGGCCTACGAAGAACACTACGGCCTCACCCCATATGATGCCGTGGATACGGTCTTGAATGCCGGGGGCATCCCGGTTATCGCCCACCCTGCAAGGACGGCAAGCGACGGGTTCATTGGCAAGCTGGTGGAGCATGGCTTGATGGGCATAGAGGCCTATTACCCCGGATATACACCTGACATAATACAATACTATCTGGATCTAGCCCGGACTTATAACCTCGTGGTTACGGGTGGCAGCGACTTTCACGGCCCGGCAGCTCACCAGCCGGTTGGTATAGGCGGGGTGTTGGTGCCGGATGAGGTGGTTAACAATTTATACCTTCGCATGAAGGAATAA
- a CDS encoding PspC domain-containing protein yields MTRRVYRSTRDRMLGGVCGGLAEYFNVDPTIMRLLWVLLALVHGFGILAYIVAWIIIPELPPDEASRRDGRADTGAGPDLDVVPTAGGAPGDGGGVGAADSDDGESPTHEHEVEERGPTGHQPGDRPENRDPRNGSRLVAVILIILGAWFLMANLWPWVQAERFWPVILIAVGIFLLVGGRGSSR; encoded by the coding sequence TTGACAAGGCGTGTTTATCGTTCAACCCGGGACCGGATGCTGGGCGGTGTGTGCGGTGGGCTTGCTGAATATTTTAATGTGGACCCGACGATAATGCGACTCCTGTGGGTGCTACTCGCTCTTGTACATGGTTTCGGGATCCTGGCATACATCGTGGCGTGGATCATAATTCCAGAGCTCCCGCCTGACGAGGCATCGCGCAGGGATGGCAGGGCGGACACCGGTGCCGGCCCTGACCTCGATGTGGTTCCAACGGCCGGCGGGGCGCCCGGGGACGGGGGTGGGGTCGGGGCGGCTGATTCCGACGATGGCGAGTCTCCGACGCACGAACATGAGGTTGAGGAGCGCGGTCCTACCGGCCATCAACCTGGAGACCGGCCTGAGAATCGTGACCCGAGAAATGGCTCGCGCCTTGTGGCTGTCATCCTGATCATCCTGGGGGCGTGGTTCCTTATGGCGAATCTCTGGCCCTGGGTCCAGGCTGAGCGTTTCTGGCCGGTTATATTGATCGCTGTCGGGATATTCCTCCTGGTCGGCGGCCGTGGGTCGAGCAGGTGA